In a single window of the Sinobacterium caligoides genome:
- a CDS encoding S8 family serine peptidase: MLIRADECRRFIIAFLVLSLTACGGGGGGGGGGAADDSGPDGEEEAPTVVEAPFGISGTITIPHNAQIDGDTMGAQGLLQSATNNLLQSAQPIANPVMLSGYVSRQSGSYKLDAARGYARDEVDYFVVELLAGQSVRLQLYPADEGRDNLADSQQFAALTLYDYQSMAAVNQLDDLNTEVASSGRYYIEVASRGAPALYTLSISQQISTLSDPGIDSEAEFADGEVLVKFKVQMPALRSAFNDTQAVSSEVVPDLTGAEVVAGNNSTGWRLQIADATASAFSVKDDQRSGLRLQKGIRQRTLEYIAELRQRDDVAWAEPNYLRRAYLEPADELYPLQWHYPLINLASAWDSSTGSGVSVAVIDTGIVTTHSEFAGQLLPGYDFVSTESSARDGDEADGTEIDDDPSDTGATSHGTHVAGTVAAANDNRGVVGVAFDAEIMPIRVLGSDGQGLDSDIIEGIRFAAGLDNASGQRPERRADIINLSLGGPSSSAALKAAIDEAEAAGVLVIAAAGNEATSRASYPAAYDTVVSVSAVDQSKQLAPYSNYGAIDVAAPGGNIVQDLNSDGNPDGVLSSSNSDDGSGAAYAWYQGTSMAAPHVSGVAALMISVKKLAGEILTPSEFRDYLRAGELTENIGSKSFYGAGLIDAARALQALDGDISPYVAISPAAISITGLSSETSFTVLSGGALPVSVRSLQSNVPWLTVIAEDVDERGLGRYSLRAEREGFSTGEVRAALLSVTAQVDGGGSADLQQQVNVLVKQPDPRELSSVGALFVGLIRREVQDAAEAQQAESIELYKIVEAQRVEGEYRYQFNDVESGEYFIFASTNMDQDSRLSDYGEAEGEYPVLGAKQRILIGPVEATGQQIDGIDFTVSNLTTLTSPSATSATFKQTKRIPPEMMTQSLRQAL, encoded by the coding sequence ATGTTGATTAGGGCAGATGAGTGTAGACGGTTCATTATCGCGTTTTTAGTATTGAGTTTAACCGCCTGTGGCGGTGGCGGTGGCGGTGGCGGCGGTGGTGCTGCCGATGACTCAGGGCCTGATGGCGAAGAGGAAGCTCCGACGGTTGTAGAGGCCCCTTTCGGAATCAGTGGCACGATTACCATCCCCCATAACGCGCAAATAGATGGTGATACGATGGGGGCACAAGGATTGTTGCAATCAGCCACCAATAACCTGCTGCAGAGCGCTCAGCCGATTGCTAACCCGGTGATGTTGTCAGGCTATGTTAGCCGTCAGTCTGGAAGCTATAAATTGGATGCCGCACGTGGCTACGCCCGTGATGAGGTCGACTACTTTGTCGTCGAGCTGTTAGCGGGGCAGTCTGTCCGGCTGCAGCTCTACCCGGCAGATGAGGGGCGAGATAACCTAGCAGACTCGCAACAATTTGCTGCCTTGACACTCTATGACTATCAGTCGATGGCAGCAGTCAATCAGCTTGACGATTTGAACACCGAAGTGGCAAGTAGCGGGCGTTATTACATCGAGGTGGCTTCCCGCGGCGCTCCGGCGCTCTACACTCTGTCAATATCTCAGCAGATTAGTACGCTTAGTGACCCTGGTATCGACAGCGAGGCGGAGTTTGCTGACGGCGAAGTGCTGGTGAAATTTAAAGTACAAATGCCCGCGCTGCGATCAGCGTTTAATGATACACAGGCAGTGTCGAGCGAAGTTGTTCCCGATTTGACTGGCGCAGAGGTAGTGGCAGGTAATAACTCAACAGGCTGGCGGCTGCAGATAGCGGATGCAACGGCCTCGGCTTTTAGCGTGAAGGACGATCAGCGCAGTGGCCTGCGACTGCAAAAAGGCATACGTCAACGCACGCTAGAATATATTGCCGAGTTGCGTCAGCGCGATGATGTCGCCTGGGCGGAGCCAAATTATCTACGTAGGGCCTACCTCGAGCCTGCCGATGAACTCTATCCTCTACAGTGGCACTACCCGCTGATCAACCTAGCGTCGGCCTGGGATAGTAGTACGGGGAGTGGTGTCTCGGTGGCGGTGATTGATACCGGTATCGTGACAACTCACAGCGAGTTTGCCGGGCAGTTATTACCCGGCTATGACTTTGTCTCAACGGAGAGTTCTGCTCGCGATGGTGACGAAGCAGATGGCACCGAGATCGATGACGATCCTTCTGACACGGGGGCTACCTCACACGGTACGCATGTAGCCGGAACCGTGGCGGCAGCGAATGATAACAGAGGTGTCGTTGGCGTCGCCTTCGACGCAGAGATTATGCCTATCAGAGTGCTAGGTAGCGATGGCCAAGGTCTCGACTCCGATATTATTGAGGGGATACGCTTTGCGGCGGGTCTTGATAATGCCTCTGGTCAACGGCCAGAGCGGCGTGCCGATATTATCAATTTGTCGCTTGGTGGGCCCTCTTCCAGTGCGGCATTAAAGGCGGCTATTGACGAGGCGGAAGCGGCGGGCGTACTGGTGATTGCGGCAGCAGGCAACGAGGCCACCAGTCGTGCCTCATACCCTGCGGCTTATGATACGGTGGTGTCGGTGAGTGCGGTCGATCAGAGTAAGCAACTGGCCCCCTATTCGAATTACGGTGCCATTGATGTCGCGGCGCCTGGCGGCAATATCGTGCAGGATTTGAACTCAGACGGTAATCCAGACGGGGTGCTGAGTAGCAGTAATAGCGATGACGGCTCCGGTGCGGCGTATGCCTGGTATCAGGGCACATCGATGGCCGCCCCACATGTGAGTGGTGTTGCAGCGTTGATGATATCAGTGAAAAAGTTGGCTGGAGAAATACTTACCCCTAGCGAGTTTCGTGATTATTTACGCGCAGGTGAGCTAACGGAAAATATTGGTAGCAAAAGTTTCTACGGTGCCGGCTTGATCGATGCGGCGAGGGCGTTACAGGCACTCGACGGCGATATATCCCCCTATGTGGCAATTTCTCCTGCGGCAATAAGTATTACGGGCTTGAGTAGTGAGACCAGTTTTACCGTGCTAAGTGGTGGCGCTTTGCCTGTATCGGTACGCAGCTTGCAATCGAACGTACCATGGTTGACGGTCATTGCCGAAGACGTCGATGAACGTGGATTGGGACGCTATAGCCTCCGCGCTGAAAGAGAAGGATTTTCCACTGGCGAGGTGCGAGCGGCGCTATTATCGGTGACGGCGCAGGTCGATGGGGGAGGGAGTGCAGACTTGCAGCAACAGGTGAATGTTTTAGTGAAGCAGCCTGACCCTAGAGAGTTGTCGAGTGTTGGTGCACTCTTCGTTGGTCTAATTCGACGAGAGGTGCAAGATGCAGCCGAGGCACAGCAGGCGGAATCCATTGAGCTCTACAAAATTGTCGAGGCGCAGCGTGTGGAGGGCGAGTATCGCTATCAATTTAACGATGTTGAGAGCGGTGAGTATTTCATCTTTGCCAGTACTAATATGGATCAAGACAGTCGTTTGAGTGATTACGGGGAGGCGGAAGGAGAGTATCCCGTGCTAGGGGCCAAGCAGCGCATTCTCATCGGCCCGGTGGAGGCGACGGGGCAGCAGATCGATGGCATTGATTTTACAGTCAGTAATTTAACCACGTTGACTTCGCCGTCTGCTACGTCGGCGACGTTCAAGCAGACGAAGCGCATCCCTCCGGAGATGATGACGCAATCACTTCGGCAGGCCCTGTAG
- a CDS encoding YaiI/YqxD family protein has protein sequence MSIWVDADACPNAIKETLFRAAIRSKTALTLVANHSIHVAKSPLIKMVQVQSGFDVADDYIVQQAQAGDLVITSDIPLAAELIEKGALVITSRGEAYTAQNIRQKLNMRDFMETMRSSGEVGGGPSAMSAKDKQTFANALDRYLAQQR, from the coding sequence ATGTCCATTTGGGTCGATGCCGACGCCTGCCCTAACGCGATTAAGGAGACTCTGTTTCGGGCCGCCATCCGCTCCAAAACAGCATTGACACTCGTCGCTAATCACTCAATACACGTTGCCAAGTCACCTCTGATTAAAATGGTACAAGTACAATCTGGCTTCGATGTCGCCGACGACTATATTGTTCAGCAAGCACAAGCCGGCGACCTGGTCATTACCTCTGACATCCCCCTCGCCGCCGAACTGATCGAAAAGGGTGCGCTTGTTATCACCAGCCGAGGAGAGGCTTATACCGCGCAAAATATCCGCCAAAAACTCAATATGCGTGACTTCATGGAGACAATGCGCTCAAGTGGCGAAGTCGGAGGCGGTCCCAGCGCGATGAGCGCCAAAGACAAACAAACTTTCGCCAATGCACTGGATCGCTACCTCGCTCAGCAACGCTAG
- a CDS encoding AMP-binding protein → MLDNFFNGKRPAGVADTIDITQYDSIVEVLDKACKDNAERPAFTNLGYTLSFADLDRLSADFAAYLEHETDLQPGDRVAVQMPNLLQFPVAVFGAMRAGMVVVNTNPLYTTREMKHQFNDSGAKALIVVDMFGHMVEEILAETPLEHVIVTSIGDMVPGLKGHVITGLMKYVKKMVPPYNLPKAVKWRQALSSAAGKGYTPRPATREDLAILQYTGGTTGVAKGAMLTNKNILANMLQVKAALHQKNDKGQPIFGRGTETVVAPLPLYHIYSFTVHCMCMLEMGNHSILITNPRDPKMFIKMIKDRAITGFIGLNTLFVSLMDHPDFKLIDFSKLSMTLSGGTALVKDTSLRWREATGITISEAYGLTECSPAVCVNPLGEQAQIGTIGLPLPGTDLKCIDADGSEVALGERGELCVRGDQVMKGYWQRPDATAEVLSEDGWLRTGDVAVIAEDGFVKIVDRIKDLILVSGFNVYPNEIEDVVSSHPDVVNCAVIGVADEKSGEAPKLFVVTHNTALKKEQLMDYCREHLTGYKLPRYIEFRDELPMTPVGKILRRELRDSDAA, encoded by the coding sequence ATGCTCGACAATTTCTTTAACGGTAAGCGCCCTGCGGGCGTGGCTGACACCATCGATATCACCCAGTACGACTCCATTGTCGAAGTGTTAGATAAGGCCTGCAAAGATAATGCTGAGCGGCCCGCCTTCACCAACCTTGGTTACACATTAAGCTTTGCAGATCTAGATCGCTTAAGCGCAGATTTTGCTGCTTACCTAGAGCACGAGACCGACCTACAGCCGGGTGATCGTGTCGCCGTACAGATGCCAAACTTACTGCAATTTCCTGTTGCTGTCTTTGGTGCAATGCGCGCTGGGATGGTGGTGGTAAATACTAATCCGCTTTACACCACGCGCGAGATGAAACACCAATTTAACGACTCTGGTGCCAAGGCGCTTATCGTCGTTGATATGTTTGGTCATATGGTTGAAGAAATCTTAGCGGAGACGCCGCTCGAGCATGTCATCGTTACTAGCATCGGCGATATGGTGCCAGGTCTTAAAGGGCATGTTATTACCGGCCTGATGAAGTACGTGAAGAAGATGGTGCCGCCCTATAACCTGCCGAAGGCGGTGAAGTGGCGTCAGGCACTGTCGTCGGCAGCTGGTAAGGGCTATACACCGCGGCCAGCGACTCGGGAAGACCTCGCCATTTTGCAATATACTGGTGGCACGACGGGCGTCGCTAAAGGGGCGATGTTAACGAATAAAAATATTCTGGCGAATATGCTTCAGGTTAAGGCTGCGCTACACCAGAAGAATGACAAGGGCCAGCCGATTTTTGGTCGCGGCACTGAGACCGTCGTTGCGCCATTACCGCTCTATCATATTTACTCTTTTACCGTGCACTGCATGTGTATGCTGGAAATGGGTAATCACAGCATTTTAATTACCAATCCGCGCGATCCGAAGATGTTTATTAAGATGATTAAAGATCGCGCTATCACTGGTTTTATTGGTCTAAATACCTTATTCGTCTCATTGATGGATCACCCAGACTTCAAGCTGATCGATTTCTCCAAGTTATCGATGACGCTATCGGGTGGTACGGCGCTGGTGAAAGACACCAGTTTACGCTGGAGAGAGGCGACAGGAATTACCATCTCGGAGGCCTATGGTTTGACAGAGTGCTCCCCGGCTGTGTGTGTTAACCCACTCGGAGAGCAAGCTCAGATTGGTACTATCGGGCTGCCGCTACCGGGTACTGATCTCAAGTGTATCGATGCCGATGGAAGTGAAGTTGCACTTGGTGAGCGTGGTGAGCTCTGTGTTCGCGGCGATCAGGTGATGAAAGGCTATTGGCAGCGCCCAGACGCGACAGCAGAGGTATTGAGTGAGGACGGCTGGCTGCGTACCGGCGATGTGGCGGTGATTGCTGAAGATGGCTTCGTCAAGATAGTCGATCGGATTAAAGATTTGATTCTGGTTTCTGGTTTTAATGTCTACCCGAATGAGATCGAAGACGTCGTTTCTAGTCACCCTGACGTGGTTAACTGCGCGGTGATTGGTGTTGCCGATGAAAAGTCGGGAGAGGCGCCGAAGCTATTTGTTGTCACGCACAATACAGCGCTGAAAAAAGAACAGTTAATGGATTATTGTAGAGAGCATCTTACCGGCTATAAGCTGCCGCGATACATTGAGTTTCGTGATGAGCTGCCAATGACACCGGTCGGAAAGATCCTGCGACGGGAGTTGCGCGACAGTGACGCTGCGTAG
- a CDS encoding phosphate-starvation-inducible protein PsiE, with the protein MDESNLPLSIRKPLNKVIGWIEAVLLISITLATIAAIAEEFHLIYQVGYVALSDILLLFIYLEILAMVHQYASHGKLPVRYPIYIAVIAIARYIILGMKEMDSTQLIILSIAIFILTASTTVMRIGHFYWPYNKMSDEK; encoded by the coding sequence ATGGACGAAAGCAATCTTCCTCTCAGCATTCGCAAACCCCTCAATAAAGTCATCGGTTGGATAGAGGCGGTGCTGCTGATCAGTATCACTCTCGCCACCATTGCCGCTATCGCAGAAGAGTTCCACCTTATCTATCAGGTTGGCTATGTTGCGCTGAGCGACATCCTATTGCTGTTTATCTATCTCGAAATATTAGCCATGGTGCACCAATACGCCAGCCACGGGAAACTACCGGTACGCTATCCAATCTACATCGCGGTTATCGCCATCGCTCGCTATATTATTCTCGGCATGAAGGAGATGGACAGTACGCAACTCATTATACTCTCCATCGCCATCTTTATTTTGACCGCCTCTACCACCGTGATGCGCATTGGCCACTTCTATTGGCCCTACAACAAAATGAGCGACGAAAAATAA
- a CDS encoding MFS transporter → MSDQFKLLSERRFLPLFVTQFLGAFNDNVFKNALIVLLLFGTASNAEQGSLLVNLAAGLFILPFFLFSALAGQLADKYDKATLTRGVKAAELMIMALACFALYSGQVWLMLFILFLMGTQSAFFGPIKYSILPQMLTEDELVAGNAQIEMGTFVAILLGTICGSMLAGHSQAMLWLSIVLIAVAAAGLLASFYMPSAPSISRDLKVKLNPFTETTKLLKTAAENHPVFLSLLAISWFWLLGAAYLTQLPALTKDSLGGNNNVVTLLLCAFTIGVGVGSLLCERLSKGMIEIGIVPLGSIGLSLFGIDLYFAINNFQPLAVAGEFIGAGGFLSSHHAIRILVDIAMLGIFGGFYTVPLYAFIQANSAPKQRARIIAANNILNSLFMVVSSLLAILVLSKLHYSIAEFFLFLSVVNIAVSLYIYSTVPAFTVRFLIWMLTHTMYRVTHRGLDNIPKQGAAIIAANHVSYVDALLMGGAIRRPIRFIMLKSIYDIPVLHYIFKVGRTVPIVSSHVDSEVYDRAMRDIKEGLEAGDLFCIFPEGKLTTTGEMNEFKAGIERIIAETPVPVVPVALAGLWGSFFSHRGGPALSKLPRRFYSKVEIVAETPMAAEGFSVQELQYSIAEMLQQSESRNKSKHDSEEAN, encoded by the coding sequence GTGAGTGATCAGTTTAAGTTATTAAGTGAGAGACGGTTCCTGCCATTATTCGTTACCCAGTTTCTTGGCGCCTTTAATGATAACGTCTTTAAAAATGCCCTCATTGTACTTTTACTGTTCGGTACTGCGAGCAACGCCGAGCAGGGCAGCCTATTAGTTAACTTGGCTGCCGGGTTATTTATTCTGCCTTTTTTCTTATTTTCGGCGCTTGCTGGTCAGCTTGCGGATAAGTACGACAAGGCAACGTTAACCCGGGGTGTTAAGGCCGCGGAATTAATGATCATGGCTTTAGCCTGTTTTGCTTTGTATAGCGGCCAAGTCTGGTTGATGCTATTTATTCTCTTTTTGATGGGGACTCAGTCGGCTTTTTTTGGCCCTATTAAATACTCAATATTACCGCAGATGCTCACCGAGGATGAGTTGGTAGCGGGTAATGCACAGATAGAAATGGGCACCTTTGTCGCGATTCTGCTGGGTACTATCTGCGGCAGTATGTTGGCAGGGCACTCGCAGGCCATGCTGTGGTTGTCTATTGTGCTTATCGCTGTTGCAGCAGCCGGTTTGTTGGCGAGCTTTTATATGCCGAGCGCTCCCTCTATATCGAGAGACCTTAAGGTTAAGCTAAACCCCTTCACGGAGACCACGAAGCTATTAAAGACGGCGGCCGAGAATCATCCGGTATTTTTATCATTATTGGCTATTTCCTGGTTTTGGCTGTTGGGGGCGGCTTATCTTACTCAGTTGCCAGCGCTAACCAAGGACAGTCTTGGTGGTAATAATAATGTGGTAACGCTATTGCTGTGTGCCTTTACCATTGGTGTTGGCGTTGGGTCGCTGCTGTGTGAACGGTTGTCGAAAGGCATGATTGAAATTGGTATCGTACCTTTGGGTTCGATCGGTCTTAGTTTGTTCGGTATCGACCTTTATTTTGCCATTAATAATTTTCAGCCATTGGCAGTGGCCGGTGAGTTTATTGGTGCGGGGGGGTTTCTCTCCAGCCACCATGCCATTAGGATACTGGTCGATATTGCCATGCTGGGCATATTTGGCGGCTTTTATACCGTGCCGCTTTACGCGTTTATCCAGGCAAACTCCGCGCCGAAACAGAGAGCGCGAATCATTGCTGCGAACAATATTTTAAACTCGCTGTTTATGGTAGTGAGCTCACTGCTCGCCATTCTTGTCTTAAGTAAGCTGCATTATAGTATTGCAGAGTTCTTCCTGTTCCTATCGGTGGTGAATATCGCCGTTAGTCTCTACATCTATTCGACGGTGCCAGCGTTTACGGTACGCTTTTTGATTTGGATGTTGACCCATACGATGTACCGCGTGACGCACCGGGGGTTAGATAATATCCCTAAGCAGGGCGCGGCGATTATCGCGGCGAATCATGTCAGCTATGTTGATGCGTTGTTGATGGGGGGGGCGATCCGTCGGCCGATACGTTTTATCATGCTTAAAAGCATCTATGATATTCCTGTCTTGCATTATATTTTTAAGGTGGGAAGGACGGTGCCAATTGTCTCCAGTCATGTCGATAGCGAGGTGTATGACCGTGCTATGCGTGATATTAAGGAAGGGCTTGAGGCTGGTGACTTGTTCTGTATTTTCCCCGAAGGTAAGTTGACGACGACGGGGGAAATGAATGAGTTTAAGGCGGGGATAGAGAGGATTATCGCCGAGACACCAGTACCCGTTGTGCCAGTGGCGCTAGCCGGGTTATGGGGGAGTTTTTTCAGTCACCGTGGCGGCCCGGCGTTGTCGAAGCTGCCGAGACGTTTTTACTCGAAAGTGGAAATCGTCGCGGAGACGCCGATGGCGGCTGAGGGTTTTAGTGTGCAGGAGCTGCAGTACAGTATTGCAGAGATGTTGCAACAGAGCGAAAGCCGCAACAAGTCCAAGCACGACTCAGAGGAGGCGAACTAG
- a CDS encoding DUF3820 family protein, which produces MIEKQHLVKIANKTMPFGKYQGRTLLDLPEPYLLWFSRQGFPQGELGTLLALTLEIKTEGVEGVLEPLRQKR; this is translated from the coding sequence ATGATTGAGAAACAACACCTCGTAAAGATTGCCAATAAGACGATGCCTTTCGGAAAGTACCAGGGGCGCACACTGCTCGACCTTCCAGAACCCTACCTGCTGTGGTTCAGTCGCCAGGGTTTTCCACAGGGTGAACTCGGCACACTGCTTGCGTTAACCCTAGAGATCAAAACCGAGGGGGTCGAAGGCGTGCTCGAACCACTGCGCCAAAAAAGATAA
- a CDS encoding DNA topoisomerase III, translating into MRLFIAEKPSLGRAIAAVLAKPHRKQDGCIYSADGDCVTWCVGHLLEQAEPQHYDPAFKKWSLEHLPIVPENWQLMPKAKTKKQLAVIKSLLREADSVVHAGDPDREGQLLVDQVLAYLGVKGERAASVQRLLISDLNPPAVRQALTQLRSNREFIPLSTSALARSRADWLYGINMTRAYTLQGRKVGYDGVLSVGRVQTPVLGLVVKRDAEIEHFVSHPFYQVEALLEPIGVADEDAGKRFSASWQPSEACRPYQDEQGRVISKPLAENVCSRIEGQQGVVKAVDKRLKKYNAPLPFNLSALQIEASKRFAMTAQQVLEHCQQLYERYQLITYPRSDSRHLPVAQHAMAPRVCASLAENISELAQELTAVDYSRRSRAWNDSKVDAHHAIIPTEKRMAVASLSEPLQQLYLLISRFYLAQFYPPYQYNETAVRVEIAGGMFVAKAKQLVDVGFKRVLPDRRQQQDSFLPPLVVGQSCLCRTAKLLEKQTEPPKPYDDATLLAAMTGIARHVSSAEVRKILKDTDGLGTEATRAGIIELLFRRKFLRRAAKTITATAAGRGLVASLPESATTADMTAQWEASLNAISERQIRYGCFMQPLQQSLYPLIAEAQAVLPEALKGLPVEKGGGGKKRRRSTGGGRGSTAAKARAGRR; encoded by the coding sequence ATGAGATTGTTTATTGCAGAAAAACCCAGCCTTGGTCGGGCCATCGCCGCGGTGCTCGCCAAGCCGCATCGCAAGCAAGACGGCTGCATTTATAGTGCTGACGGTGATTGTGTGACCTGGTGTGTGGGCCATTTGTTGGAGCAGGCGGAGCCGCAACACTATGACCCAGCCTTCAAAAAGTGGTCGCTAGAGCACCTGCCCATCGTGCCGGAAAATTGGCAGTTAATGCCGAAGGCAAAGACGAAAAAGCAGCTGGCGGTGATTAAATCATTACTGCGCGAGGCGGATAGTGTCGTACACGCCGGCGACCCGGATCGGGAGGGGCAGTTATTGGTCGACCAGGTACTGGCCTATCTCGGCGTTAAAGGTGAGCGAGCAGCGTCGGTGCAGCGGCTGTTGATCAGTGATCTAAACCCGCCTGCGGTGCGCCAGGCATTGACTCAGTTACGCAGCAACCGAGAGTTTATCCCGTTATCGACCTCAGCGCTGGCTCGCTCGAGGGCGGATTGGCTCTATGGTATCAACATGACCAGGGCCTATACCTTGCAGGGGCGCAAGGTGGGCTATGATGGCGTGTTGTCAGTAGGTCGAGTGCAGACGCCGGTACTCGGCTTGGTGGTCAAGCGTGATGCAGAGATCGAACATTTCGTCAGCCACCCCTTCTATCAGGTGGAAGCGTTGCTGGAGCCTATAGGAGTAGCTGACGAGGATGCGGGGAAGAGGTTTAGTGCCAGCTGGCAGCCGAGCGAGGCCTGCCGTCCCTATCAGGATGAGCAGGGGCGGGTAATTAGTAAGCCGCTAGCGGAGAATGTGTGCTCGCGTATCGAGGGTCAGCAAGGGGTGGTAAAGGCCGTTGATAAGCGTCTTAAGAAGTACAATGCGCCGTTACCGTTTAACTTATCGGCACTACAGATTGAGGCGAGTAAACGCTTTGCGATGACGGCGCAGCAAGTGTTGGAGCACTGCCAGCAGCTCTATGAGCGCTACCAGTTAATTACTTATCCACGCTCGGATAGCCGTCATCTGCCTGTTGCTCAACACGCTATGGCGCCGCGAGTGTGTGCGTCGCTGGCGGAGAATATAAGCGAGTTAGCGCAGGAGTTGACTGCGGTCGACTACAGTCGACGCAGCCGTGCCTGGAACGATAGCAAGGTGGACGCCCATCACGCGATCATTCCGACGGAGAAACGTATGGCCGTGGCGTCGCTGTCGGAGCCGTTACAGCAACTCTACTTACTGATTAGTCGCTTCTACTTGGCGCAGTTCTACCCGCCCTATCAATATAATGAGACGGCGGTCCGGGTCGAGATTGCCGGCGGTATGTTTGTGGCAAAGGCCAAGCAGCTCGTCGATGTGGGCTTTAAGCGTGTCCTTCCTGACCGCCGCCAGCAGCAGGATAGTTTCTTGCCGCCGCTGGTCGTCGGCCAATCCTGCCTCTGCCGCACTGCAAAGCTGCTGGAAAAGCAGACGGAGCCGCCTAAGCCATATGACGATGCCACGCTGTTGGCGGCGATGACCGGCATTGCACGCCATGTCAGCAGCGCAGAGGTGAGGAAAATATTGAAGGACACCGATGGTCTGGGTACCGAGGCGACGCGAGCCGGTATTATCGAACTGTTGTTTAGGCGTAAATTTCTGCGCCGTGCGGCCAAGACGATCACCGCTACAGCGGCAGGTAGGGGGTTGGTCGCGAGTTTGCCTGAAAGCGCCACGACGGCGGATATGACGGCACAGTGGGAGGCGTCATTAAATGCGATTAGTGAGCGGCAGATACGGTATGGCTGTTTCATGCAGCCACTGCAGCAGTCACTCTATCCATTAATTGCCGAGGCTCAAGCGGTGCTGCCGGAGGCATTAAAAGGCTTGCCGGTAGAGAAGGGAGGAGGGGGGAAAAAGCGTCGTCGCTCAACAGGCGGTGGCAGGGGCAGCACTGCTGCAAAAGCACGTGCTGGTCGTCGCTAG
- the artM gene encoding arginine ABC transporter permease ArtM, translating into MEWLQAVIDGLYLDTLTVGVLTTLKLALLSLLTGAAMAAVFTLILELKVFLLEWLVRGFILFFTGTPLLVQFFLIYSGPGQFDWLRESWLWEYLSQPFFCAVLALAMNTAAYSALLFKGALEAVPSSDWLACKALGMNTRQTLSVVVSRALRQVLPAYSNEVIMVLKGTSLASTITIMDLMGYAQRINAQTYDTLTVFTVAGAYYLVITALLTLGFRLLERRALRFQSVS; encoded by the coding sequence ATGGAGTGGTTGCAAGCGGTGATTGACGGTCTGTACTTGGACACTTTAACGGTTGGCGTGTTAACGACGCTGAAGTTGGCGCTGTTGAGTCTGCTAACCGGGGCGGCGATGGCTGCGGTCTTTACACTGATTCTCGAGTTAAAAGTGTTCCTACTCGAGTGGTTGGTGCGAGGCTTTATTTTGTTCTTTACCGGCACGCCGTTGCTGGTGCAGTTCTTTCTGATCTATTCGGGGCCAGGGCAGTTCGACTGGCTGCGAGAGAGCTGGCTCTGGGAGTATCTCAGTCAACCATTCTTCTGCGCGGTATTGGCGTTGGCGATGAATACAGCGGCCTACTCTGCGCTGTTGTTCAAGGGCGCGCTAGAGGCCGTACCATCGTCGGATTGGTTGGCCTGTAAGGCGCTGGGAATGAATACTCGGCAGACGCTGTCAGTAGTCGTCTCGCGTGCGTTGAGGCAGGTCCTGCCCGCTTACTCGAACGAGGTGATTATGGTGCTAAAAGGGACCTCGCTGGCCAGCACGATTACCATTATGGACTTGATGGGCTATGCGCAGCGTATTAATGCGCAGACCTATGATACGTTAACGGTATTTACTGTTGCCGGCGCCTATTACCTGGTCATCACCGCGCTGTTGACGCTGGGCTTTAGGTTGTTGGAGCGACGCGCGTTACGCTTTCAGTCGGTGAGTTAG
- the artQ gene encoding arginine ABC transporter permease ArtQ yields the protein MFELPIMNAFATAAMMTLGLALTALLFGFVFALLFCAGEMSKHRWLSVPVSIAVTVVRGVPEILVVMFVYYGSTQALFLLTDDYVEVSPFWSGVTALALLFAGYASQTLRAAINAVPSSQMAACRALGMSPLYSFFRIVLPQAWRFALPGLGNQWMVLLKDTALVSLIGVTELMKQASLTSATSYEPFTYYALSAMIYLLITLLSQQLMKYLRHRAAHYDRQAEA from the coding sequence ATGTTTGAACTCCCCATCATGAATGCTTTCGCGACTGCAGCGATGATGACGCTCGGTTTGGCGTTAACGGCGTTACTGTTCGGCTTCGTTTTCGCGCTGTTGTTTTGTGCGGGCGAAATGAGTAAGCATCGTTGGTTAAGTGTGCCGGTCAGCATTGCCGTAACGGTGGTGCGTGGGGTTCCTGAGATCTTAGTGGTGATGTTTGTTTATTATGGCAGCACCCAGGCGTTGTTTCTGCTGACCGACGACTACGTTGAGGTCAGCCCGTTTTGGTCCGGCGTCACCGCGCTGGCGCTGCTCTTCGCCGGTTATGCATCGCAGACGTTGCGGGCGGCGATCAATGCCGTGCCAAGCTCGCAGATGGCGGCGTGTCGTGCCCTAGGCATGTCGCCGCTGTACAGTTTCTTTCGCATCGTCTTGCCGCAGGCTTGGCGCTTTGCTCTACCGGGGCTAGGCAATCAGTGGATGGTGTTGCTAAAGGATACCGCGCTGGTCTCTCTCATCGGGGTGACGGAGCTGATGAAGCAGGCGAGCCTGACCTCAGCCACGAGTTATGAGCCATTTACCTACTACGCGTTGTCGGCGATGATCTATTTGCTGATTACGTTGCTCAGTCAGCAGCTAATGAAGTACTTGCGTCATCGTGCCGCACACTATGATCGACAGGCAGAGGCGTAA